The following DNA comes from Candidatus Methylacidiphilum fumarolicum.
GCCGGAAAAAGCCCGGGAAACGTGTGCGGCAAAAAGCCGGGCTGAATCGAGAGATGTTGGACGCATCGTTCGGAGCTTTCGGGGCGATGGTCGGATACAAAGCGGAAGAGGCTGGTATCGGATAGCTGGAAGCACAGGCGAGGACGTTGAAGCCAAGCCAGAGATGCCACCGATGCGGCGGCGTCGTGGAAAAGACCCTCGGCGACCGGTGGCATGAGTGCGCATGCGGAGCGTCCTGCCATCGGGACGAGAACTCGGCGCTCGGGCTTCTCGACTGGGGCTTGGCGAAATGGGAGAAGGAGCACGGCTTCGCCTTTCCGGGGCCGAAGGTCGTTGTATACGGAAAGGAATGGACGGGAACCGATCCATGCGTGGAGCGGGAAGCTCTGGCCGGATGGAACCTCGCTGCGGGCTGGAAGTCCGCGAGCCGAGCATACTCCGGTGAAACTGACCGCAGGGAAGCGCGAAACCCCATCCCAGAGCCGTCAGGCTTGGATGGAGTAGTTCATTATGGCATAAAGAATATGGATGGAAGAAATTTCCATGGCGTTTTATCAAAAGTTTTGAAATCGAATAGTGCAAAAGAGTAAGCTGATGATTTGAGTATTAATGAACCGACTACTTTGTCTATTTAGATGAACAGTCGAACAACTACAGACTGATTTATTCGCAGTAGTTGGAGTTCATCAGGATAAAGTGAAGGCGCAAAGCCGTTGAGAGAAAGTCAATATTCAGGAGAAGAAAGGGTTTTTTGATATTTTGCTTTGGTTAAAGATTAAAAAATTATAAAGATGAACGGCCAAAAATCAGGAAGTATAGGCAACAAGCAGTTTTTCAGTGGAAAATCTCTTATGGAGACATAGAGAAAGCAACGTTTTATTTTTGTAGATGCTTAAAAATTATTAAAACAGCTACTCGAAGTTATGTTTAAATATTTGTAGTACCAATGAAGAGATGGTCAATTGTAATTTTTTTTCTTTTCTCCTTCTTTTCTTTCCAGTTGTCAGAGCTCTTAGCTTTACGAGCTGCCAAAACCCCTTTGGCTACTCCAAGGCTTTTGAGGTTTCTGGATCAGTTTCCTGAAGGCGAGCAGATGTTTATTCGCAGTTATTTAGCTTTTGATTGTACCCATGATTATATTGGAACAACCAGTGCAGATGGGGAGGAGTTTTATTTCATATCTGAAGATGGAAATGAAAGAAAAGGAGTGCTACTATTTTCGAATAAAAATTCGAAAATACGATTCGTTCATTATTGTTCCTTTTGTTATGTTTACCGAGATCTTCCAAAGATTGGTTTAAGTTCTCAAGAAGTAAGCTGTATTGCTTCATTTTGGGCAAGAAGGGAATTAGCTGAAAAAGGGGAGGGACAGTTACGAGCCGAAGCTTTGGCCTCAAAAAATAAGATTTATCCCCTACAAAAAGAGGCATACGAAAAATTAGGGATTTTGCCTTAAAGCTTTCCATTGGACTAAATCCTCCCAATGGAATGTCATTCATCTTTTCCAAAGGTCCCTAGGTAACGGTTTAGCTAAGAACCGGAAAACTGCTACAGAAAAGTGATTAAGGAAGCCATAGAGGTTAGCTCAGGCATGGATGATACCTGTCCACAAAAATTGTCCTTGAACCGAACAATAGAGGGAAAAACCCTCCTTTGCCTTCGGCTATGGAAAATCCTCCCCTTTGCATAACAGAGTGGGGAGGAAAAGAGCTTAAAAGAGTAGATGGAATTTCATGATCAGTGCATTGGCGTATTTTTTTTCTATTGTTGGAGAATTCAATCCAATTTGATAACCAAAGCCAAAGTAGACTTTCCAATCATCTTTGAACGCAAAACGGCCAATCAACACCTCCGGGACCACAAAAAGTCCTGGGGCATTTATAAAATAGAGCTGATCGAACGAAGATTGAGAGGTGATTTCTACTGTTGGAGTAACATATCCGATTCGATATTGGAAGGCGACATTGTAGAAATAGGGTAGTGCTGAATTGGTGTTATTCCCATCAGTCCATCGAGTCCCAAAGTTCAATTGCATAGAGAAATTACCCCATCCTTTGCCAAAAAGAAGGGCTGGAGCCCAAGTCCAGTGGTTTTGAGGGCCGGGAAGTGTAGTACCAAGCGGAGAAACAGCTTGTAACTGAACAGAAAAACAATAATTTTTTTGTCCTTCTGGGGAAGCCATGATTCGGTTCCTAACAAGAAATGTTTCTCCCGCAAAGCCGTCATTTCTTCCTTGGCCAGGGAAAAATAAGTATTCTGGGAGAGAAAAAGTAAATTGAATGGTTGGTCCTACAATCAGAGATACACCTTTGCCTGAACCAAAATCCCATCCCTTATTACCTGTTGGGAGAGTTTCATAATAAACATCATAGCGGATTCTCTGCTCTAGCCTTGCTGTAGAAGTTACAAGAGGAGTAAGCCATTTGGGCTG
Coding sequences within:
- a CDS encoding zinc ribbon domain-containing protein: MKPSQRCHRCGGVVEKTLGDRWHECACGASCHRDENSALGLLDWGLAKWEKEHGFAFPGPKVVVYGKEWTGTDPCVEREALAGWNLAAGWKSASRAYSGETDRREARNPIPEPSGLDGVVHYGIKNMDGRNFHGVLSKVLKSNSAKE